The nucleotide window ATACTAGTACCCCACCATATCCGTTCTTCAAAAATGTAGCATCCACAAGAATCACTTTCCTCATGGCCTTAAACCCTTCAATGCAAGCTCCTAAAGCTAGGAAAATGTACTTGAACTTACCTGCTTCATCCAACTTCAACTGTGTTGTTGTTCCAAAATTAGCCTGCTCTAACATGTACAAGTAGCTAGGCAACATCTTGTAGCTGTCTTCTGAATTACCACGCAACTCACGCATAGCTAGATTTTTCCCTCTCAAGGCTGTGGAGTAAGATACCGATACACCCAGTCTTAACTTAATTAAGTCTATGATATCTCTCGGAACAGGAGTCATTAGTTTTCCAGGATACTCCTCATTCAAAAAAGTTGCAACTAATTTTTCAGATCCTTTCCTATTGCTGTTGCAGCTATTACTTTGATTAGTCCGAGAGCATGTATGCACACCCTAGTACCTCCTAATAGAAAAAATTTCCGTCTCTCGAATCCTCGCAGCTCGCAATCCCCATTTACAGTTTGCATCACAACATTTTAACACCAACCGTTTACGATCAGATTTTTTAATAACATAACGGAAGCTGCAACCAAATGCAGCTCTATCCACCACCTCTTGAAGTGATCTCTTGTTTGGAAATTCCTGCAGAAGGTACAGACCCATAGCATCTCCCCATTCCTCTATAACTTGACTACATTTTACTAAAGGTATCTTCTCAACATACATATTACCACTGCCATCCATATTAGCTGTGGTGTCCTTCTCAGCAGCGGTTTCTGTCTCAGCTGCAGTTTCAGTCTCAGCTGCAGTTTCCGTCTCAGCTGCAGTTTCCGTCTCAGCTGCGGTTTCTGTCTCAGCTGCAGTTTCCGTCTCAGCTGCGGTTTCTGTCTCAGCGTCTGTATCCATAAAATCATCATGTCTTCTTTCGACATCATTCTCTACCTCTATCTGCTTCTTCTGTTGATCTGCCTCCCCGTTTTCTACGTACAGAATCATGGCTTTAGGTCCGACTTCATCATCATTTCCCTGCAACGCTTGGTAATTCATACCAACAGAACTTTTGCACACTCTTGACACCACCTCTAACTGATCCGATACACTCGTCTCCTCCACTAACAAAAGACTTCTACGGTTGTCTTTATCAATTGTTATTAGGTAAACAAACAAATCCTCATCATCACAAATAGTTAGCTCTGCCTCACATCCAACCACCATCGGCATGCACCTCAGCACCAGTTTTACATTCCTTTCATTCAACGACAGCTTTTTATACAACCTTTCTTCTAGCATTGCCAAAGTTATATCATCCACTGTTGTCTTCATGGTTACACTATAGACTCGATCTTTGAATTTGAAATGTATGCTCACGTGTTTCGTCATTGTATCCTGCAAAAACAACAAATTCAAGTGACAGTTATACTAGTGTTATCTAATTATCTACAGTTATACGTATTATACTTCAATTATCAGTTCTGCTAGTTTTACCAAGTTATGCTTCAACTACATATCAAATTGAGGTTTCAGGTACTATAAGCTCAAGAACCTCAACTCAACTCAATTCCATAGAGGCAActcaaatcaatcaaccaaccatatGCTTTAATTAATTCACATTTCCAATTACACAccctaaaaacattttttatccAATGCAGCTTGGAGAGGAGAACAACTAACCTGGATTCGCCGGAGAATCCAACGATCGAGCTTTCTGGGGAGCTGCGAGATTTCTCGGGAGCTGCGAGATTTCTCGGGAGCTGCGAATTGAATTGGACGAGCTGGAATCGATCGAGCTTTTTGGGGAGGACGACGAATGGGGGAATGGATAATTTATTTCTCGctttaatttcatatattttgttttatttttatttttatctttttaattgaCATTGAATCAGAATCATATAACCAAACCGCCCAATCTATAAACCCGCCATAACCCAAACCAATTTGTCCCGGACCAGAACCCTCTCAACCCGATTCCCtcaatttttgatttttctattttttttatttcacccACTGAAGGATGATTACGACATTTCACGTCTCATTAATGAATGAGGGGCGATAGAGCCCATAGGAGATTTTGCAAGTCACGTTTAGGGGCAACCGGGGAGATGCCTCCATATCTTTCTCCCTTGTACCTCGTTTAATCAGGTGGCTTACTCAGCTCTTCTTGCCTTGCATTCTGTAAACCCTCCAAACTTTGGTAAAATAAGTATTTTATCCTCCAAATATTTGCAATTGGTATGCATATAATTTAGGGTctatttgccaaataaccaaaaaataataataattagatttttagtaagaggttagagagagataggaagagaaataagaagaaagaaagtGTTTTTAGTTAGATAGTGGGTTTTTTTTATGGTTATAGGATGCAAATTCCCTATAATTTATGTATGTTTTTATTGTACGTCAAAAGACTATTTTATTACTTAAACTTTTGGTGGTCTAGGTAACTACACCAGAATAGAACAATCAATAAAATGTAACTCTCTATGGAAGGATCTAGTAGTTTTAgctaaaaattctaaaatctgATTGCGTGCTCGTGGAACATAAATGATGTTGAAATCTTGGAACCATATCTGTAGCGTCTCTATTCTTTCCAATTCGGTCGCAAAACTTGGCCAGGCATGAGGCTCctttatcattgcaatcagcTCTTTACAGTCTGTCCCAAATCTCTGGCATGTTGAATGTTTAAGCATGCTCTCCATTGCCCATTGCAGTGCTTTTACTTCTTAATGCAAGGCTGATTCGCGTCGAGTGAAATTTCTTGTCCCTATAAGTTGAATGTTCCCACCACTATCCATCCAGaccatccacatccactaaagTGAGCAGAGgatgtccaagatccatctaacAAGCAAAATAgtacccaagcttatgacttgGGGTTCCTCAATATTGTTATCTTGTACCACAGGTTGTACCACTTCGTTCGCATCAAACCAGGTTTGACATTCACTTTCTGCATGTCGAACTAGCTCCAAAGGATCTCTGTGTATCCCCCTGAAAAGTTTGTCATTCCTAGtcttccaaatataccagatTATCAATATTGACATAGTTCTCCAATAGACCAACATCCAAATCCTTCAATACCATATTAATGAGGTCGCTAACTCTCAGATTATGATGCATAACTGGCGCTACATGGATAGCTAATCTCGCATGAGTCGTTGGAATTCACGGATCCCCCCACACCTTGACTTCATAACCTGAATGTATCTTATGT belongs to Brassica rapa cultivar Chiifu-401-42 chromosome A07, CAAS_Brap_v3.01, whole genome shotgun sequence and includes:
- the LOC108870511 gene encoding uncharacterized protein LOC108870511 → MTKHVSIHFKFKDRVYSVTMKTTVDDITLAMLEERLYKKLSLNERNVKLVLRCMPMVVGCEAELTICDDEDLFVYLITIDKDNRRSLLLVEETSVSDQLEVVSRVCKSSVGMNYQALQGNDDEVGPKAMILYVENGEADQQKKQIEVENDVERRHDDFMDTDAETETAAETETAAETETAAETETAAETETAAETETAAETETAAEKDTTANMDGSGNMYVEKIPLVKCSQVIEEWGDAMGLYLLQEFPNKRSLQEVVDRAAFGCSFRYVIKKSDRKRLVLKCCDANCKWGLRAARIRETEIFSIRRY